The Nitrospira lenta genome contains a region encoding:
- the cynS gene encoding cyanase — protein MSKDEIRKAIKEKRLAKKVTIADIAKTVGKNPTFVSAALNGNHKFTADEAKKIGDLIGLDADLTASLSKFPVRADFPNATDPFKYRLLEIIGVYGDSMREQANEMFGDGIMSAIDFTLDMEKVTGSQGEARCKITLNGKWLEYKTF, from the coding sequence ATGTCGAAGGATGAAATCAGAAAGGCGATCAAGGAGAAGCGGTTGGCCAAGAAGGTGACGATTGCCGACATCGCCAAAACGGTGGGGAAGAATCCGACGTTTGTCTCGGCGGCGTTGAACGGGAATCATAAGTTCACGGCCGATGAAGCCAAGAAGATCGGTGATCTCATCGGCCTGGATGCCGATCTGACCGCGTCGCTCAGCAAGTTTCCGGTGCGGGCCGATTTCCCGAATGCGACCGATCCTTTTAAGTACCGACTGCTGGAAATCATCGGAGTCTATGGAGATTCGATGCGTGAGCAAGCGAACGAGATGTTTGGTGACGGCATCATGAGCGCGATCGACTTCACGCTTGATATGGAAAAGGTGACCGGCAGTCAGGGCGAAGCCCGCTGCAAGATTACGCTGAACGGGAAGTGGCTTGAATATAAGACCTTCTAG
- a CDS encoding formate/nitrite transporter family protein has product MHHADHERIAGVAKKKLGFLDSSPMGYLVLSAMAGIYLGFGIALIVSLGAPLAAAGSPAVKLVMGASFGIALTLVIFAGSELFTGNNMIGVIGGLSGSVTWGQVFRINFWAWLGNLAGSLALAWLVVESGVFAKGPAAEMIQRVAGVKMSLGPWELFVRGILCNWLICLAVWTAGRTSSDAAKIMLIFWCLFAFIGIGFEHSIANQSFLGMALFMPHEAAVTWAGFWYNQFFVVLGNVVGGGLFVGGLYWLVSPYRVEAAEPVAVPVPAVSVAAQS; this is encoded by the coding sequence ATGCATCATGCAGATCATGAACGGATTGCGGGAGTCGCGAAGAAGAAGCTCGGGTTTCTCGATTCATCGCCGATGGGCTATCTCGTTCTGTCGGCCATGGCCGGCATCTATCTGGGATTCGGGATCGCGCTGATCGTTAGCCTGGGCGCGCCGCTGGCTGCCGCCGGATCGCCGGCGGTGAAACTCGTCATGGGCGCCTCGTTCGGGATTGCGTTGACGCTGGTGATCTTCGCCGGCTCAGAGCTATTCACCGGCAACAACATGATCGGGGTGATCGGCGGGCTTTCGGGCAGCGTCACCTGGGGGCAAGTGTTTCGGATCAATTTCTGGGCATGGCTGGGGAATCTGGCGGGTTCGCTGGCGCTGGCGTGGCTGGTAGTGGAATCGGGCGTGTTTGCCAAGGGGCCGGCGGCTGAGATGATTCAACGCGTGGCCGGTGTGAAGATGTCGCTGGGACCCTGGGAGTTGTTTGTGCGCGGCATCCTGTGTAACTGGCTCATCTGTCTGGCGGTCTGGACGGCGGGGCGGACCAGCAGTGACGCGGCGAAGATCATGTTGATTTTCTGGTGTCTGTTCGCTTTTATCGGGATTGGGTTTGAGCACAGCATTGCCAATCAATCGTTCCTGGGCATGGCGCTGTTCATGCCGCATGAGGCTGCCGTGACCTGGGCGGGTTTTTGGTATAACCAGTTTTTTGTCGTGCTGGGCAATGTAGTCGGCGGCGGACTGTTCGTCGGAGGACTCTATTGGCTTGTGAGTCCCTATCGGGTCGAAGCCGCGGAGCCGGTCGCCGTTCCGGTGCCGGCCGTGTCGGTGGCGGCGCAGTCGTAG
- the glnA gene encoding type I glutamate--ammonia ligase, whose amino-acid sequence MNVREVLEYAKKNKVQVVDLKFVDLIGTWQHFTIPLGELTEDLFKDGSGLDGSSIRGWKAINNSDMLVVPDPSTACMDPFCAVPTLSLIGNVVDPITRETYNRDPRFIAQKAEKYLQSTKIGDTSYWGPEAEFFIFDQARYDQTNHSGYYFIDSEEGVWNMGQEGVNLGGKIRSKEGYFPVAPTDTQQDIRTEMILEMEKAGISVEKHHHEVATAGQAEIDIRFDSLVKTADKMMMYKYIVKNVARRHGKTATFMPKPIFGDNGSGMHTHQSIWKDGKPLFAGKEYAGVSQMCLHYIGGILKHAPALAAFTNPTTNSYKRLTPGFEAPVLLAYSSRNRSAGIRIPMYSPSPKAKRIEVRFPDPGANPYLAFAAMLMAGLDGIENKINPGEPAEKDLYDLEAKEAAKIKTMPGSLDEALNNLEKDHQFLLKGGVFTEDLIEAWIGYKRTKEVDTMRLRPHPYEFYLYYDI is encoded by the coding sequence ATGAACGTTCGTGAAGTGTTGGAGTATGCGAAGAAGAACAAGGTGCAAGTAGTCGATCTGAAGTTCGTGGACCTGATCGGGACGTGGCAGCATTTTACCATTCCGCTCGGGGAGTTGACGGAAGACCTGTTCAAGGATGGGTCAGGCCTCGATGGTTCGTCGATCCGCGGCTGGAAGGCGATCAACAACAGCGACATGTTGGTGGTGCCCGATCCTTCGACCGCCTGCATGGACCCGTTCTGCGCCGTCCCGACGCTGAGTCTGATCGGCAACGTCGTCGATCCGATCACCCGCGAGACCTACAATCGCGACCCCCGCTTCATCGCGCAGAAGGCGGAGAAGTACCTCCAGAGCACCAAGATCGGCGACACGTCTTACTGGGGGCCCGAAGCCGAGTTCTTCATTTTCGATCAAGCCCGTTATGACCAGACGAATCACAGCGGTTACTACTTCATCGATTCCGAAGAAGGCGTCTGGAACATGGGGCAAGAGGGCGTCAACTTGGGCGGAAAGATTCGCTCCAAGGAAGGCTATTTCCCGGTGGCGCCAACCGACACACAGCAGGATATCCGGACTGAGATGATTCTGGAGATGGAGAAGGCCGGCATCTCAGTTGAAAAGCATCATCACGAAGTGGCCACGGCCGGTCAGGCGGAAATCGACATCCGCTTCGATTCGCTGGTCAAGACGGCCGACAAAATGATGATGTACAAGTACATCGTCAAGAACGTCGCGCGTCGTCACGGCAAAACGGCGACCTTCATGCCGAAGCCGATTTTCGGCGACAACGGTTCGGGCATGCACACGCACCAGAGCATCTGGAAAGACGGCAAGCCGTTGTTCGCGGGCAAGGAATACGCGGGCGTGTCGCAGATGTGTCTCCACTACATCGGCGGCATCCTCAAGCACGCGCCGGCGTTGGCGGCGTTCACGAACCCGACGACGAATTCGTACAAGCGGTTGACCCCAGGATTTGAAGCGCCGGTGTTGTTGGCCTACTCCAGCCGGAACCGGTCGGCGGGTATCCGCATCCCGATGTATTCACCGAGCCCCAAGGCGAAGCGGATCGAAGTGCGGTTCCCGGATCCCGGCGCCAACCCGTATCTGGCGTTTGCAGCCATGTTGATGGCGGGATTGGACGGCATCGAGAACAAGATCAATCCGGGCGAACCGGCCGAGAAGGATCTCTACGATCTTGAGGCGAAGGAAGCGGCCAAGATCAAGACCATGCCAGGCAGCCTGGATGAGGCGCTCAACAACCTCGAGAAGGATCATCAATTCTTGCTCAAGGGCGGAGTCTTTACGGAGGATCTGATCGAGGCCTGGATCGGGTACAAGCGCACGAAGGAAGTCGATACGATGCGGTTGCGTCCGCATCCGTACGAGTTCTACTTGTACTACGACATCTAG
- the glnD gene encoding [protein-PII] uridylyltransferase — MSSSSDQRAESLSGLDGVAVGAVLAEQRQMIAQRLLDGVSGAEVVVAQTDLVDALIIGRYRNAARQGGDAMMTAGFQHCCLVAIGGYGRRELSPYSDIDLMVLFRPEAAKVVPEFVRQVLHPLWDVGFQVGHSVRTIADCLSLGLSDATVRTSMMEARFLTGNAQLFQEFHAAYFRKVATVAVDKYLDQKLAERRREYEKFGETVYLLEPNVKKSQGGLRDLHLLQWAGIARYQAPTIRELSDRGMLSRQDYVVVSEAREFLLRVRGLLHVHAGMAQEILSFEEQVWLAARFGFEDRPHLLAVEQFMQQYYRHTMGLHEATTRFVQRCKSRSLWARLAGWLPTAKLEKYFVLSGEVLTVPIELRPRVIESPALLMRLFDLARSKRVAIEPALVEEIHRHMEGLADEGFRTPDVSRIFMSILAGPGTAATLEAMHRAHLLEKLIPVCSSVRGLMQFNQYHKYTVDEHSLLAVAKVESFAQDQGMLGEVYREVKRRDLLHLAVFLHDMGKGQEEDHSEVGRRIAEEMATRLGLDEAERRTVAFLVHRHLLMAHTAFRRDPNDEKVVMPFAREVGTPEVLRKLLVLTAADIAAVGPGVLTKWKESLLIELYVRTMQEVSGEREAADAPERLKSIVSEVMRQPAFAGQTDISSQWVEGQLRQFPLRYAYGTSPRRIASHLSTIRRLTAGEVLADSEFNEGLGTCEYAVVAFNDVIPGIFSKIAGVMAANGLQILDAQILTRLDGVVVDTFQVTDPDYKGAPPQDRLESIGAMIRSVLQGKEAVEAVVQRGTRMSASRLIRPARQATEVRIDNETSERYTIVDIFADDRQGLLYVITHAIFRQGLSVHAARISTRLDQVADVFYVTDAQGKKVEHAEQIELVRQGIWKEIEEFLGVKAA, encoded by the coding sequence GTGAGTTCCAGTTCCGACCAACGGGCGGAGTCCTTGTCTGGCCTCGACGGCGTCGCCGTCGGGGCCGTACTGGCGGAGCAGCGCCAGATGATCGCCCAGCGCCTGCTGGATGGTGTGTCGGGCGCAGAGGTGGTCGTCGCGCAAACCGATCTCGTCGATGCGCTGATTATCGGCCGGTATCGCAATGCCGCGCGGCAGGGCGGCGATGCCATGATGACGGCGGGCTTTCAGCACTGTTGCCTGGTGGCGATCGGCGGGTATGGACGCCGGGAACTCTCGCCCTACTCGGATATTGATCTGATGGTGTTGTTCCGTCCTGAGGCGGCGAAGGTTGTGCCTGAGTTTGTCCGGCAGGTGCTGCATCCTCTCTGGGACGTCGGCTTTCAGGTGGGGCATAGCGTGCGCACGATTGCGGACTGCCTCAGCCTTGGGCTCAGCGATGCGACGGTGCGGACGTCGATGATGGAAGCCCGATTCCTGACCGGGAATGCGCAACTCTTCCAGGAATTTCACGCTGCCTATTTCCGCAAGGTCGCTACAGTGGCGGTCGACAAGTATCTCGATCAGAAGCTGGCCGAGCGGCGTCGGGAATATGAGAAGTTCGGCGAGACCGTCTATCTTCTCGAGCCGAATGTGAAGAAAAGCCAGGGAGGCTTGCGCGATCTGCATCTGTTGCAATGGGCGGGCATTGCCCGCTATCAAGCGCCGACGATTCGCGAGTTGTCGGATCGCGGCATGTTGTCGCGCCAGGATTATGTGGTGGTAAGTGAAGCCCGGGAGTTTTTGCTTCGTGTGCGCGGGCTGTTGCACGTGCATGCCGGGATGGCGCAGGAGATCCTCTCGTTTGAGGAGCAGGTCTGGCTGGCGGCGCGGTTCGGATTTGAAGACCGTCCGCATCTTTTGGCGGTCGAACAGTTCATGCAGCAGTACTATCGCCACACGATGGGACTGCACGAAGCTACGACGAGGTTTGTCCAGCGGTGCAAGTCGCGGTCGCTCTGGGCGCGACTCGCCGGCTGGCTGCCGACGGCCAAGCTGGAGAAATATTTTGTGCTGAGCGGCGAGGTTTTGACCGTGCCGATCGAGCTACGACCGCGGGTGATTGAAAGCCCGGCCTTGCTGATGCGGCTGTTCGATCTGGCGCGGTCCAAGCGTGTCGCGATAGAGCCGGCTCTGGTGGAAGAGATTCACCGCCATATGGAAGGGCTCGCGGACGAAGGATTTCGCACTCCTGACGTGAGCCGGATTTTCATGAGCATTCTGGCTGGGCCCGGCACCGCCGCCACGCTAGAGGCGATGCACCGCGCGCACTTGCTGGAGAAGTTGATACCCGTGTGCTCGTCCGTGCGGGGACTGATGCAGTTCAATCAGTACCATAAGTACACCGTGGATGAGCATAGCCTGCTGGCGGTTGCGAAGGTCGAATCGTTTGCGCAGGATCAAGGGATGTTGGGCGAAGTCTATCGGGAAGTGAAGCGCAGAGATCTGCTGCACCTCGCGGTCTTTCTTCATGATATGGGGAAGGGGCAGGAGGAAGATCATAGCGAAGTCGGGCGGCGGATTGCCGAGGAGATGGCGACGCGTTTGGGCTTGGATGAGGCCGAGCGGCGGACCGTGGCGTTTCTCGTGCACCGCCATCTCCTGATGGCGCATACCGCATTCCGCCGAGACCCCAATGACGAAAAAGTCGTCATGCCGTTCGCGCGTGAAGTCGGCACGCCGGAGGTGCTGCGCAAACTGTTGGTGTTGACCGCGGCTGATATTGCGGCCGTCGGGCCCGGCGTCTTGACGAAGTGGAAAGAGTCGTTGCTGATCGAGCTCTATGTCCGGACCATGCAGGAGGTGTCTGGTGAGCGGGAAGCGGCTGACGCTCCGGAGCGGCTGAAGAGCATTGTCTCCGAGGTGATGCGGCAACCGGCGTTCGCCGGCCAGACGGATATTTCATCGCAGTGGGTAGAGGGGCAGCTGCGCCAGTTTCCCTTGCGCTATGCCTATGGCACATCGCCTCGGCGAATTGCGTCACACCTGTCGACGATTCGCCGCTTGACGGCCGGCGAAGTCCTGGCTGATTCGGAATTCAACGAGGGGCTTGGAACGTGTGAGTATGCGGTCGTGGCGTTCAACGATGTCATTCCGGGAATCTTTTCCAAGATTGCCGGGGTCATGGCGGCGAACGGGTTGCAGATTCTCGATGCCCAGATTCTGACCCGATTGGACGGCGTGGTGGTCGATACGTTCCAGGTGACGGATCCCGACTATAAGGGAGCGCCTCCACAAGACCGGCTGGAGTCGATCGGGGCGATGATTCGGTCGGTGTTGCAGGGGAAGGAAGCGGTGGAGGCCGTCGTGCAGCGGGGCACCCGGATGTCCGCGTCACGGCTGATCCGCCCGGCTCGGCAGGCGACGGAAGTACGGATCGACAATGAAACGTCAGAGCGGTATACCATTGTCGACATATTCGCCGACGACCGGCAGGGATTGTTGTATGTGATTACCCATGCGATTTTCAGGCAGGGTTTGTCGGTGCATGCCGCGCGGATCTCGACGCGGCTGGATCAAGTGGCCGATGTCTTTTACGTGACCGATGCCCAGGGGAAAAAGGTCGAGCACGCGGAACAGATTGAGCTGGTGAGGCAGGGGATCTGGAAGGAAATCGAAGAGTTTCTGGGTGTGAAGGCAGCATAA
- a CDS encoding P-II family nitrogen regulator, which yields MKMIEAIVKPFKLDEVKDALLEIGIQGMTVTEVKGFGRQKGHKETYRGQEYTIEFVPKVKIEVAVQDSQVQRVLDTITRTAKTGSIGDGKIFVRDLAMAVRIRTGETGDTAL from the coding sequence ATGAAAATGATTGAGGCGATCGTCAAGCCGTTCAAGTTGGATGAAGTGAAGGATGCGTTGCTGGAAATCGGTATCCAGGGTATGACCGTGACAGAGGTCAAAGGGTTCGGCCGTCAGAAGGGGCACAAAGAAACCTATCGTGGGCAGGAATACACGATCGAATTCGTGCCAAAAGTGAAAATCGAAGTCGCGGTGCAGGATAGCCAGGTTCAGCGGGTGCTCGATACGATTACACGCACCGCCAAGACCGGCAGCATCGGGGACGGAAAGATCTTCGTCCGCGATCTGGCGATGGCCGTCCGGATCAGGACCGGAGAAACCGGAGACACCGCGTTGTGA
- a CDS encoding ammonium transporter: protein MVAWTIAAVMLGALAAGAGSVVSAQDTAAVVGSAAPVLKIDTGDTAWVLMSSALVLAMTIPGLALFYGGLVRSKNILGTIMQSLIILSLVSLIWIFFGYSLAFGPDKGGVIGGLDWVGLNGVGSDPHPVYGPTIPHQVFMLFQLMFAAITPALITGAFAERMRFSALLLFAALWSVVIYAPVAHWIWGGGWLGKMGALDFAGGAVVHISSGVSALVCAIVLGKRKGYGTDYMAPHNLPFTLLGTGLLWFGWFGFNAGSALGANGLAGSAFLATHAAGATGALVWMCTEWMHRGKPTVLGVASGAVAGLATVTPSAGYVGPMSAIAIGVFAGVSCYFAVVWKGRMGYDDSLDVVGIHGVGGVFGVLATGLFASKAINAAGADGLFYGNAAQFGIQAVMVVAVAAFSVVGTWLILKVVDASVGLRVSPEDESTGLDLSQHDERAYS, encoded by the coding sequence ATGGTTGCCTGGACTATTGCGGCCGTGATGCTGGGCGCGTTGGCGGCCGGTGCCGGGTCGGTGGTATCGGCTCAGGATACCGCGGCCGTTGTCGGGAGCGCCGCTCCCGTGCTGAAAATCGATACGGGAGATACGGCCTGGGTGCTCATGTCCTCCGCGCTGGTCTTGGCAATGACGATACCGGGGCTGGCGTTGTTCTATGGTGGGTTGGTCCGGAGCAAGAACATTCTGGGTACGATCATGCAGAGTCTGATTATTCTCTCGTTGGTCAGTCTTATCTGGATTTTCTTCGGATACAGTCTGGCCTTCGGCCCCGATAAGGGGGGAGTGATCGGAGGGCTGGACTGGGTCGGGCTCAACGGCGTCGGCAGCGATCCGCATCCGGTGTACGGGCCGACGATTCCGCATCAAGTGTTCATGCTGTTCCAACTGATGTTTGCCGCCATCACTCCGGCGTTGATTACGGGCGCGTTTGCGGAGCGCATGCGGTTTTCCGCATTGCTGTTGTTCGCGGCGCTCTGGTCCGTGGTGATTTATGCGCCGGTCGCCCACTGGATTTGGGGGGGCGGCTGGCTGGGCAAAATGGGCGCTCTGGATTTTGCAGGGGGCGCCGTGGTGCACATCAGCTCCGGCGTCAGCGCGCTGGTGTGTGCGATCGTCCTCGGAAAACGGAAGGGATACGGGACGGATTACATGGCGCCCCACAACCTTCCCTTTACGCTGTTGGGAACCGGCCTCTTATGGTTCGGCTGGTTCGGCTTCAATGCAGGCAGCGCGTTAGGCGCCAATGGATTGGCCGGCAGCGCCTTTCTGGCGACGCATGCAGCGGGTGCGACCGGCGCGCTCGTGTGGATGTGTACGGAATGGATGCATCGAGGGAAGCCGACCGTTCTGGGCGTGGCGAGCGGAGCCGTGGCCGGGTTGGCGACCGTGACCCCGAGCGCCGGGTATGTCGGACCGATGTCGGCGATTGCAATCGGCGTATTTGCAGGGGTTTCGTGCTATTTCGCCGTTGTTTGGAAGGGGAGGATGGGCTATGATGACTCCCTTGATGTCGTGGGAATTCATGGTGTTGGCGGCGTGTTCGGCGTTCTGGCGACGGGGCTCTTTGCGTCGAAGGCCATCAACGCCGCCGGGGCGGACGGGTTGTTCTATGGCAACGCGGCCCAGTTCGGTATTCAGGCGGTCATGGTCGTCGCCGTCGCGGCGTTTTCTGTCGTGGGGACCTGGTTAATTCTGAAAGTAGTGGATGCGAGCGTCGGATTGCGGGTCTCTCCCGAGGACGAATCCACGGGGTTGGACTTGAGTCAACACGATGAGCGCGCCTATTCATAA
- a CDS encoding ammonium transporter produces the protein MTAMLPILACLALMAGTTEGLAQEGGAPAASAPVAAASEVPAAVPAPPKIDTGDTTWVLVSTALVLAMTAPGLALFYGGMVRGKNALGTIMQSFIILCLISVQWVLLGYSLAFGPDKGHLIGGLEWLGLNGVGLEPNADYAATIPHQAFMIFQMMFAVITPALITGAFAERMKFSSFLVFTLLWSTLIYDPLAHWVWAVGGWMRNMGALDFAGGTVVHISSGASALACAFVLRKRLGYGKEHMVPHNLPMTVLGASLLWFGWFGFNAGSAVASGALATSAFVVTHVAASAAALAWMAVEWIYRGKPTVLGAASGAVAGLVAITPASGFVGPLSAVMIGLVAGGLCYLAVVWKAKCGYDDALDVVGIHGVGGIWGALATGLFASKAINAAGADGLFYGNPAQFGIQAVTVLISAGFAFVGTVAILKLIGMMMPLCVKEEEERMGLDLSQHDERAYS, from the coding sequence ATGACCGCGATGCTACCGATTCTGGCCTGTCTTGCCCTGATGGCGGGGACGACAGAGGGACTCGCCCAAGAAGGCGGCGCCCCGGCGGCGTCCGCGCCAGTTGCCGCTGCGTCCGAAGTTCCGGCGGCCGTTCCGGCTCCACCGAAGATCGATACCGGAGATACCACGTGGGTGCTGGTGTCGACCGCCTTGGTGCTGGCCATGACCGCTCCAGGGCTGGCCTTGTTCTATGGCGGGATGGTCCGAGGGAAAAATGCGTTGGGTACGATCATGCAGAGCTTCATTATTCTCTGCCTGATCAGTGTCCAGTGGGTGCTCCTGGGCTATTCGCTCGCGTTTGGGCCCGACAAAGGGCATCTGATCGGAGGACTCGAATGGTTGGGACTGAACGGTGTGGGGCTTGAGCCCAATGCCGATTATGCGGCCACTATTCCGCATCAGGCGTTCATGATCTTCCAGATGATGTTTGCTGTCATTACGCCGGCCCTTATTACGGGTGCGTTCGCCGAACGGATGAAGTTCAGCAGCTTTCTCGTCTTTACGCTGCTGTGGTCGACGCTCATTTATGATCCGCTGGCCCATTGGGTGTGGGCGGTCGGCGGCTGGATGCGAAACATGGGGGCGTTGGATTTTGCCGGCGGCACGGTTGTCCATATCAGTTCCGGCGCGTCCGCCCTGGCCTGCGCCTTCGTGTTACGGAAACGACTGGGATATGGGAAAGAGCATATGGTGCCGCACAATCTGCCGATGACGGTTTTAGGTGCGTCATTGCTCTGGTTCGGGTGGTTCGGTTTCAATGCCGGCAGTGCGGTCGCGTCGGGGGCATTGGCAACCAGTGCCTTTGTGGTCACCCATGTGGCGGCATCGGCGGCGGCGCTGGCGTGGATGGCCGTGGAATGGATCTATCGCGGCAAGCCCACGGTGCTTGGCGCGGCGAGCGGTGCTGTGGCAGGATTGGTCGCCATTACGCCGGCCTCCGGGTTTGTCGGTCCACTATCGGCAGTCATGATCGGATTGGTGGCAGGAGGACTGTGTTATCTGGCCGTAGTCTGGAAAGCCAAATGCGGGTACGATGACGCGCTCGACGTCGTCGGGATTCATGGAGTCGGCGGGATCTGGGGCGCACTGGCGACAGGGCTTTTTGCGTCGAAGGCCATCAACGCCGCCGGGGCGGACGGGCTGTTCTACGGCAATCCGGCCCAGTTCGGTATTCAGGCGGTCACGGTCTTGATCTCGGCGGGATTTGCGTTTGTGGGGACGGTTGCGATTTTGAAACTGATTGGAATGATGATGCCCTTGTGCGTGAAAGAAGAGGAAGAGCGAATGGGGTTGGATCTCAGTCAGCACGATGAGCGGGCCTATTCGTAA
- a CDS encoding outer membrane beta-barrel protein yields the protein MRDDDDVTVVCERPLDHHHHSIEEIVMYVVKRTLRFLTIGLLAIVFVGSPSAWGEVSAPPAPAPDAPPTLHERLDALEKKVEAPSLWKALGFKASGFLDVAYTHNFNNPNTNLNQLHIFDTDANSFSTHMAQLMLERPADGAGSGMDRLGFRARLNFGLDARVTKARTNFAPNTSNNELDFQEVYGEYVVPIGNGLKVQAGKINTLIGYEVINSFENANFSRSFMFGVGQAFTTTGIRFTYTFNPVVTASLGLINGWDNVDDNNRGKTLEWLVALTPHEKAGISFYGSYGAEQANCQGGSPTCTPYTTGNDPRAKRFVVGSIITLKPTAKDTVVLEPYYVNEGNASTVSQSQNARWNGIAGYLIHDFDEEWSVRFRGEIFEDAGGTRTCTGGISFAGGANTCASGSSAVGVTNAGAGGIPQTLWENTYTLQYKPFPSLITRAEFRYDHSNKNVFLHGSRPANNQETLSVQLVYLF from the coding sequence GTGCGTGACGACGATGATGTCACGGTAGTGTGCGAGCGACCACTGGATCATCATCACCACTCGATTGAGGAGATCGTCATGTATGTCGTGAAGAGGACCCTGCGGTTCCTGACCATCGGTTTGCTCGCCATCGTCTTCGTAGGCAGCCCATCTGCGTGGGGAGAAGTCTCCGCGCCGCCTGCGCCGGCTCCCGACGCGCCGCCGACCCTGCACGAGCGGTTGGATGCGCTTGAAAAGAAAGTAGAAGCCCCCTCACTCTGGAAAGCATTGGGGTTCAAGGCGTCCGGGTTTCTGGATGTGGCCTATACCCACAATTTCAACAATCCCAACACCAATCTCAATCAGCTGCACATCTTCGATACCGACGCGAATTCTTTTTCGACTCACATGGCGCAACTCATGCTGGAGCGGCCCGCGGACGGAGCCGGAAGCGGCATGGACCGGCTCGGGTTCCGCGCCCGGCTGAACTTCGGCTTGGATGCCAGGGTGACGAAGGCGCGAACGAATTTTGCGCCGAATACCAGCAACAATGAGCTCGATTTCCAAGAGGTTTACGGCGAGTACGTCGTTCCGATCGGCAATGGTCTGAAGGTTCAAGCCGGCAAGATCAATACACTGATCGGATACGAGGTCATCAATAGTTTTGAGAATGCGAACTTCTCGCGCAGCTTTATGTTCGGTGTGGGCCAGGCCTTCACGACGACCGGCATCCGGTTCACCTATACGTTCAATCCGGTCGTGACCGCGTCGCTCGGCTTGATCAACGGTTGGGACAATGTCGACGACAATAACAGGGGGAAGACCCTTGAGTGGCTGGTCGCACTGACCCCGCATGAGAAAGCCGGGATCAGTTTCTATGGCTCCTATGGAGCCGAGCAAGCAAACTGTCAAGGTGGAAGCCCGACCTGCACGCCGTATACGACAGGAAACGATCCCCGTGCAAAACGCTTCGTCGTCGGTTCGATCATTACACTGAAGCCGACGGCCAAGGATACCGTGGTCCTGGAACCCTATTATGTGAATGAGGGCAACGCCAGCACAGTCAGTCAATCTCAGAATGCGCGATGGAACGGAATCGCGGGGTATCTGATCCATGATTTTGACGAAGAGTGGAGTGTCAGGTTCCGAGGAGAGATTTTTGAGGATGCGGGGGGCACCCGGACATGTACCGGAGGAATCAGTTTCGCGGGAGGCGCCAATACCTGCGCCAGCGGCAGTTCGGCGGTAGGGGTGACGAACGCGGGAGCGGGCGGTATCCCTCAGACACTCTGGGAGAATACGTACACGCTTCAATACAAGCCGTTTCCTTCTCTCATCACGCGGGCGGAATTCCGGTATGACCACTCCAACAAGAATGTGTTCTTGCATGGAAGCCGGCCGGCCAACAACCAAGAAACGTTGTCGGTCCAACTCGTGTACCTATTCTGA